In the genome of Streptomyces sp. Q6, the window GTCGCGATCGTGATCGACTCCGCCATCACGGGCTTCCGTCTGAAGAAGCTGCTCGCGGAGAAGTTCCCGAACGAGCGCCGCAAGGGCGCCGTCGCGTACGCGCTGATGCGCACGCTCCAGATGAAGCGTCTGCGCCTGCCGAAGCCGCAGGTCAAGCGTGGGGAGCGGCCCTGAGCGCCGATCCTTTCGCCGGTGACGCGGTGCACTCCTGGCTGGGCAAGCTGGGCGGTCTGCGCAACGTCGTACGGCAGGAACTGGTGGCCCGGCAGCTCGACGAGCAGATAGCCGGGCGCTTCCCCGTCGGGCAGCGGCTGCGGGTGCTCGACGTGGGCATGGGCCAGGGCACCCAGGCGCTGCGCCTGGCCCGGGCCGGACACAAGGTGACCGGCGTCGAGCAGGACCCCGAGATGGTGCGGGCCGCCCAGCTCGCGCTCGCCGACGAGCCCGCCGGGGTCCGCGAGCGGGTGCGGATCGTGCAGGGCAGCGGCATGGAGACCGGCGTCCACTTCCTGCCGGGCAGCTTCGACATCGTGCTCTGCCACGGCGTGCTGATGTACGTCGAGGACCCGGACGCGCTGCTCGCGGGCCTGGCGCGGATGCTCGCGCCGGGCGGCCTGCTGTCGCTCCTG includes:
- a CDS encoding class I SAM-dependent methyltransferase — its product is MARQLDEQIAGRFPVGQRLRVLDVGMGQGTQALRLARAGHKVTGVEQDPEMVRAAQLALADEPAGVRERVRIVQGSGMETGVHFLPGSFDIVLCHGVLMYVEDPDALLAGLARMLAPGGLLSLLVRNADALAMRPGLAGDWVTTLGAFDSTSYTNRLGLDVRADRLAALTETLAGIGAPLHAWYGVRVFTDQASDDVTPPEHGELQTLLAAEERAGRTEPYRRVAALLHLCGVRG